DNA from Musa acuminata AAA Group cultivar baxijiao chromosome BXJ1-5, Cavendish_Baxijiao_AAA, whole genome shotgun sequence:
GTCAAGTGGCATAATCATCCAGCTTTTGATGCCACTTGGATTACTTTGGAGAAACTTCGTGACTTTGCACCAAACTTATTGGACTAGTATCTTGCATATCACTCTCCAGAGTCAAGTTCTTTTCCAACGGGGGAGAATGATAGAGAAACATCTTGCTTTATAAAGAATTTCAGAAGAGCTTATTCTGggtaaaataataacaataaagtcATTAATTAGTTGGTCTAGATCTCTAAGAGTTGTGTGGAAATTTGAAGTCTTTTGTTATTTCTAAATGCTAACCTTGGGAATACTTTTGTATTAAGTACACTCTTATACTAAGTGTACTCTTTTTTTTCATTGttgtaataaattattttaaagttGTTTAGGTCtcctagaagtcacattttgAGTTTATAAAAGGTATACAAGTTCCCTAGGAGATTACTCTTGGGAATAATTCCCTACATTGATTTTATTGAGgctcctaaacccctataaatagtggGACTTGATAATGGATCAAGCACTTAAGATTCGAAAGAAAAAAGCTTGCACCTTCTTTATTCTAGTTTCTTACAATCTTACTCTCCTCTCTTGTTCTCTCCCTATTTGTCTACCTTTTTCTATCTCCACAATTCAGAAGTAAATGCTTATTGGTAATTACTACTTTGGACACATTAATTAATGCTAACATGCAACCAAAATCTCTGTTCCAAGATATTCCATAGGTCACCAGGCAGCAGACTAGTACAACAATTAAGATCTCTCAGAAAAGAAAGTACAAGACGTTATTATCTTACACCAGTGTCCATTTCTTCCATGTCCACCAAAGATGCACAGACACATGAGTATCATGCAATCGCCTCCACTTTTCCTAGCTTTTATGTGGTTAACAACCCACAGATTCTCTTTGCATAGGATATTCATATCAGGTGGTGATAAGCATGGAAACTAAGGGATTTCAACCAACAAATCTGAAGATCAAATAAATTCTATAAACAAGTCCAAGAATTATGTTCTCCCAAGACAATACATAGAAACAATAACCTCCTGCAGTTTCGAGGAAGCCACATTGCAGGTGCTAAAGGTTTCGGAAGCAAGCATCAGAAGAGACCTGTGTTTAATGTTTATATGGCATGATAATTCTTGCTGAAGATCCTCAACTGTAAGCATCGACCCACTAGTAACTGGTGCAGGAAGTGCTGTTAAGACCTGGAATATAAAGAAACACAACAATATTACAAGCAACATGCAGAAAGAAAACAAACAAATATGTTAAAAAGTATTTTAAAAAATGACAAGAATATGTTAATGATAAAACACCACAACCTTGTCAAGGTTTAAGGCATAATTTGCTGCAATATCCTCCTCCAGATCATCACCCCCCTCAAAGATAAGGATTGCACCTTGCATTATCAAAGGGAAGCTCATGCCCAGTTTGTTTTTCACTATCTTGTCAACAAAGTCCCGCAGTGTTGAGGTTTGGGTGTTTACCTCCAGAAGCAAGGGTGTCTGTTTATACATTATTAGCAATCATTAAAGAAAGGCATGTAGAGAAATGAACAAAAAGAACTGGAACCATACATAATGGACCAACATACTGACCTCAGAACACACATAACAAGATTTGTTGGCCTCAAATGGCTCTACTGGCATCAGAAGCATCTTTTGACATGGATGTTCCAGACAATAAGTCATCCTGAATATGCAAAAATATCCATTTATTAGcattataaagtaaaaaaaaagtcaaattacCATGATTTACATAATAAAAGAACTAAGAAAGATGTACCTAAAAAAAGCCAAACAAAGAATCGAAGAAGAACAAAATTCTAGTGATAAAAGGTGACTAGAAAGAAAAAGTACCTGCAAACACAAAACACTTGCTGGATTGGCAGTTTTGTCCATAATTGAAATAGACTCTACATGAAACAGCCAGCAACAGTACACTATGGTATCTTATGTtattatcattttagaacatattaTATGTCTTGAGACTGGCATGTGCTGGAAGTAACTTGTCCTATATGTTAAATTAACAAACTACTCAAACAAACAGGGAAATTAATTATATGCATCAGAAGGTTACCCAAAAGAGTCAGATCTATTAGAATGAGCACCACATATCTGCTTAACATGAACAAGTGCTTACTTACATCCACATATAAGAATGACAATAATTTAGCAGAGACTATAAATCACAATAAAGTGTTTATAGTGTATATAACTTAAGTAAAAAGGTTAAATTAGCAAAGATAAGATTCGTTATGCATGGGAGTGCTCATAAGTGCGAAGCaatttacatcaaacaccttattCTTCAGTAGACATATATGTCAACATTGACATAGCTGCCAGTACATCAATTTTTCTGTTCAGAAACAATCAATAATTTACATTTAAGTATCAGTTGAATTTATAAAATTCAAGATGTCAGGATATAGTGAAATCAAACAAACAACTTGTGAGGCAATAGATTTGGACAATGTCCAAGCGGACATGCCTGAAAAGAATTCTCACAAATGATGCCAAACACCCCAATAATCTGATTTTggggaaaaaaaatcatcatttatgtacACCATTAAATCTCCCTCTTATCAAATCACCTTCATGAACACCCTCCACCTCTTTTATTTTTCAGTTCCTCTCATGCATTATTTTCCATCAGCTAAATTTATGCAACTAGGTATCGATATGGTCCAATTCAAGTCTTAAATGGTCTAGATGACTTTTCTATGCTTAGAAGTGTTCGGAGATGTTGAGACGAATTATTAATGAAGTGTGAGTTGTGTTGGCCTACTGGCCTTTATCTTCCCTCTTCTCTTtcccttctctcttttctttttttcttattgcTTTACTGCCTTAGTGTTGTACTGTAGATACTTGGTATCTCTGATATGAAGGAAATCAGCAAATCTCTTTCAATCCACTCAAAAATAAATTTGCCACATCATGACAATTGTGCTGCATGTCAACGTGTTCTGAGTGTTGGCAAGGTAGATGTTAAAAGTGTCAGGGCACAAGGAATTCATGCCAAGTTTGATTGGCATACACTCATGTTGTGAAAAAGCAACTAAGATAATTAAATAACAATCACAATAAATGATTAGCACATCCAAGTAATTATTGTGACCTATTAGGCTGCGTTTGGTTCAGTTAAAATCCTCTTTTTTGTTAGATTTAACCTATTAACTGCTTATCTGGTTTACCAAACAAAATCAGAAAGGTAGGTTATTTATCCTTAGAGAGTTAAATCCTCAAGCCCTTGAAAACTGTATTTAACACCgagaaacaaaaaattttaaagaacaaaaattgaaGGAAATAAAATGTTTTTTGGCAAAGGTTTATTAAAACAAACCTGCAATTCTGAAAATCAGCTTCAAGCACCTTGATTGCTTCAATCACTATCAGCCCAGCAATAATGGCATTGGTTGTTGCAACAGCATGGACAATGTTACCAGCAATTCCTTTAGCATCAAAAAGGCTATGTAAAGGTATTCCAAAAGAAGATGCTCTAATATTTGCAGCAGCAGTCACAAATTCTATAGCCAATTGATCATCTTTGTCAAAAGTCAGACTCCCAATGTCCTGAAactcaaagaaaaaggaaaaaacgaATCAGACAACACGAAGATTAAAATCAAGAGGACATACAGAAATGTGAAGGGAGTGATGACCTTTCCTCGCCTCTCAATAAATAATCTCAGTGCCTCCAAAAATAATCTTGAATTCTCAGCAAGACTCCAGATTTCCTGTGGGTTATTGAGACCAAGAGAAGACATGGCAGACAATGATAAATCCTCAGTCAAACAATTCTTTTCAAGGTTGCCATTTTGAAGGATAAGTTTTTCTGGCAACacatcaccaagaaagatcggccTAGGTCTTCTCCTGTTCTTCCATGTTTCTTCATTAGCCAAAGCAACTTCAATGTTATATCCGAAAACATGGTCATAGATCTTCCTACCATACTGCACAGGAACCTCATCCAGTCCTCGCTCAAATATGTCATCTGTAGGTTTTACTGAATCAGATCCATCACCAGTATGAACAAAGAGATCATTCTCTTGATTTCTATCACCGAACAACTTTGCAAAAAGCAAGTCCTTTGCCCAAACTATGCAGTGAACAAACTGTAACAAATAACAGTCACAAATGAATAACAGACCCTAATAATACAAAGTCCTAAGGGTGTAACAAAACAAATAAAGAAGACAACCTACATTAACCTGTGGTATCACCcaacaaaaa
Protein-coding regions in this window:
- the LOC135673318 gene encoding SUMO-activating enzyme subunit 2-like isoform X4, with translation MDSDSKTEAIKRAKVLMVGAGGIGCELLKTLALSGFRDIHIIDMDTIEVSNLNRQFLFRQSHVGQSKAKVARDVVLRFMPQICITPYHANVKDPEFNVDFLKKFNVILNGLDNLDARRHVNRLCLAAEVPLVESGTTGFLGQVTVHIKGRTECYECQPKPTPKTYPVCTITSTPSKFVHCIVWAKDLLFAKLFGDRNQENDLFVHTGDGSDSVKPTDDIFERGLDEVPVQYGRKIYDHVFGYNIEVALANEETWKNRRRPRPIFLGDVLPEKLILQNGNLEKNCLTEDLSLSAMSSLGLNNPQEIWSLAENSRLFLEALRLFIERRGKDIGSLTFDKDDQLAIEFVTAAANIRASSFGIPLHSLFDAKGIAGNIVHAVATTNAIIAGLIVIEAIKVLEADFQNCRMTYCLEHPCQKMLLMPVEPFEANKSCYVCSETPLLLEVNTQTSTLRDFVDKIVKNKLGMSFPLIMQGAILIFEGGDDLEEDIAANYALNLDKVLTALPAPVTSGSMLTVEDLQQELSCHINIKHRSLLMLASETFSTCNVASSKLQEGGV
- the LOC135673318 gene encoding SUMO-activating enzyme subunit 2-like isoform X2; this encodes MDTIEVSNLNRQFLFRQSHVGQSKAKVARDVVLRFMPQICITPYHANVKDPEFNVDFLKKFNVILNGLDNLDARRHVNRLCLAAEVPLVESGTTGFLGQVTVHIKGRTECYECQPKPTPKTYPVCTITSTPSKFVHCIVWAKDLLFAKLFGDRNQENDLFVHTGDGSDSVKPTDDIFERGLDEVPVQYGRKIYDHVFGYNIEVALANEETWKNRRRPRPIFLGDVLPEKLILQNGNLEKNCLTEDLSLSAMSSLGLNNPQEIWSLAENSRLFLEALRLFIERRGKDIGSLTFDKDDQLAIEFVTAAANIRASSFGIPLHSLFDAKGIAGNIVHAVATTNAIIAGLIVIEAIKVLEADFQNCRMTYCLEHPCQKMLLMPVEPFEANKSCYVCSETPLLLEVNTQTSTLRDFVDKIVKNKLGMSFPLIMQGAILIFEGGDDLEEDIAANYALNLDKVLTALPAPVTSGSMLTVEDLQQELSCHINIKHREEFDEEKEPDRMVLLGWTTPEKESQGVSNGENMAAAIPAAPEAINKSEEVVVTAEISRTKRKLSEMSEMTEVQEIFQILPDTDANNSMDPQEVEDNDYDNDLIVLDENPEASKKRRLQ
- the LOC135673318 gene encoding SUMO-activating enzyme subunit 2-like isoform X1, whose product is MDSDSKTEAIKRAKVLMVGAGGIGCELLKTLALSGFRDIHIIDMDTIEVSNLNRQFLFRQSHVGQSKAKVARDVVLRFMPQICITPYHANVKDPEFNVDFLKKFNVILNGLDNLDARRHVNRLCLAAEVPLVESGTTGFLGQVTVHIKGRTECYECQPKPTPKTYPVCTITSTPSKFVHCIVWAKDLLFAKLFGDRNQENDLFVHTGDGSDSVKPTDDIFERGLDEVPVQYGRKIYDHVFGYNIEVALANEETWKNRRRPRPIFLGDVLPEKLILQNGNLEKNCLTEDLSLSAMSSLGLNNPQEIWSLAENSRLFLEALRLFIERRGKDIGSLTFDKDDQLAIEFVTAAANIRASSFGIPLHSLFDAKGIAGNIVHAVATTNAIIAGLIVIEAIKVLEADFQNCRMTYCLEHPCQKMLLMPVEPFEANKSCYVCSETPLLLEVNTQTSTLRDFVDKIVKNKLGMSFPLIMQGAILIFEGGDDLEEDIAANYALNLDKVLTALPAPVTSGSMLTVEDLQQELSCHINIKHREEFDEEKEPDRMVLLGWTTPEKESQGVSNGENMAAAIPAAPEAINKSEEVVVTAEISRTKRKLSEMSEMTEVQEIFQILPDTDANNSMDPQEVEDNDYDNDLIVLDENPEASKKRRLQ
- the LOC135673318 gene encoding SUMO-activating enzyme subunit 2-like isoform X3, whose protein sequence is MWGNLRPKYVARDVVLRFMPQICITPYHANVKDPEFNVDFLKKFNVILNGLDNLDARRHVNRLCLAAEVPLVESGTTGFLGQVTVHIKGRTECYECQPKPTPKTYPVCTITSTPSKFVHCIVWAKDLLFAKLFGDRNQENDLFVHTGDGSDSVKPTDDIFERGLDEVPVQYGRKIYDHVFGYNIEVALANEETWKNRRRPRPIFLGDVLPEKLILQNGNLEKNCLTEDLSLSAMSSLGLNNPQEIWSLAENSRLFLEALRLFIERRGKDIGSLTFDKDDQLAIEFVTAAANIRASSFGIPLHSLFDAKGIAGNIVHAVATTNAIIAGLIVIEAIKVLEADFQNCRMTYCLEHPCQKMLLMPVEPFEANKSCYVCSETPLLLEVNTQTSTLRDFVDKIVKNKLGMSFPLIMQGAILIFEGGDDLEEDIAANYALNLDKVLTALPAPVTSGSMLTVEDLQQELSCHINIKHREEFDEEKEPDRMVLLGWTTPEKESQGVSNGENMAAAIPAAPEAINKSEEVVVTAEISRTKRKLSEMSEMTEVQEIFQILPDTDANNSMDPQEVEDNDYDNDLIVLDENPEASKKRRLQ